A single region of the Lotus japonicus ecotype B-129 chromosome 4, LjGifu_v1.2 genome encodes:
- the LOC130714889 gene encoding uncharacterized protein LOC130714889, with protein sequence MGRGKFKAKPTGRRQFSTPEDMLAGTSTRPRTFKQKEVEDEKEVSEEEATSGDESEEETTKTKGTQGVIEIENPNLVKPKSLKARDVDLEKTTELSRREREEIEKQRAHERYMRLQEQGKTEQSKKDLERLALIRQQRAEAAKKRDEEKAAKEQKKSEARK encoded by the exons ATGGGAAGGGGAAAATTCAAGGCCAAACCCACCGGTCGCCGTCAGTTTTCTACCCCGGAGGATATGC TTGCTGGTACCTCCACGCGTCCGAGGACTTTTAAACAG AAAGAAGTTGAGGATGAAAAGGAGGTATCTGAAGAAGAAGCAACTTCTGGGGATGAATCTGAAGAAGAAACTACC AAGACAAAAGGTACTCAAGGGGTTATTGAGATCGAAAATCCTAACTTAGTAAAGCCAAAGAGCTTGAAAGCTAGAGATGTTGAT TTAGAGAAAACAACTGAGCTTTCCAGGCGTGAAAG AGAGGAGATAGAGAAACAGAGAGCTCATGAGCGCTATATGAGGCTGCAAGAGCAAGGAAAAACGGAACAATCCAAGAAAGATTTAG AGCGTTTAGCTCTTATCCGTCAACAAAGGGCAGAAGCTGCTAAAAAGCGTGACGAAGAGAAAGCGG CTAAAGAACAGAAGAAGTCTGAAGCGCGCAAGTAA
- the LOC130713072 gene encoding ras-related protein RABA1f-like, with product MGAYRADDDYDYLFKVVLIGDSGVGKSNLLSRFTKNEFSLESKSTIGVEFATRSIRVDDKVVKAQIWDTAGQERYRAITSAYYRGAVGALLVYDVTRHVTFENVERWLKELRDHTDTNIVVMLVGNKADLRHLRAVSTEDSTAFAERENTFFMETSALESLNVENAFTEVLTQIYRVVSKKALEIGDDPAALPKGQTINVGSRDDVSAVKKSGCCSS from the exons ATGGGGGCGTACAGAGCTGATGATGATTACGATTATCTGTTCAAGGTGGTGTTGATTGGGGACTCAGGTGTGGGAAAATCCAATCTTCTTTCAAGGTTCACCAAGAATGAGTTCAGCCTTGAATCCAAGTCCACCATTGGGGTTGAATTTGCCACCAGAAGCATTAGGGTTGATGATAAGGTTGTCAAGGCTCAAATTTGGGATACTGCTGGTCAAGAAAG GTACCGAGCAATAACAAGTGCATATTATCGAGGAGCTGTTGGCGCTTTACTAGTCTATGATGTTACCCGCCATGTAACATTCGAAAATGTGGAGAGATGGCTGAAAGAGCTGAGAGATCACACAGATACCAACATTGTTGTGATGCTCGTAGGGAACAAAGCGGATCTGCGTCATTTGCGAGCGGTTTCCACTGAAGATTCTACGGCTTTTGCTGAACGAGAGAACACATTTTTCATGGAAACATCTGCCCTTGAATCGTTGAATGTGGAAAACGCCTTCACAGAAGTGTTGACCCAGATCTATCGCGTTGTGAGCAAGAAGGCCCTTGAGATTGGTGATGATCCAGCTGCTTTACCAAAAGGACAGACAATTAATGTTGGGTCCCGTGATGATGTATCAGCTGTGAAGAAAAGTGGATGTTGTTCTTCTTGA